The stretch of DNA GCTTTGCCACCACTGTaccagcagaggcaggcaaTCTTCCGAGGCTCAGATACGGGGTACGTTTTTTAAAATGGCGGcgcggcggctgctgttgcagcagcacccgCAATTACCATTAATGCATTTGAGTTAAAGTGCACATATATGGGTGCGGGCGATACAAACACTAAACCCCTCGAGCGACAGTAAAAGGGCGCCTGTCTCCGCCTTTTTCGCTTAAACTTGGACACTCACGAGACGttttgccgccgccgcccggTACCTAGTTTGTACGCGCAAAAATTATCTACACCAAGCTTCACATCCTACCGCAACAAAGAAAACTGCTGCACGGAAACCACTCCACTCGCAAAACTCTCCTTTTCtcaattttgtataattaatagTGACACAACCAACCTTTTGTCGTTTTAAATGACAACCGCAGTTAATTACACGAAAATACAATTGTTTAGTGGACAAAAGAAATGCACGAACCGacgccaacaaaaaattaaacaacgCGCTAGGAGTGTGACCGCagtgaccgcgaaattatcgataaaatataccgccagggcctcgtaaatataccaaaatataccattgcatcttcaaaatataccgtaaatgtACCGTAGTCCTAAATCAtatttctcgattttgatgttcgaTTTGATGTTACTAGCTTCCAACGACTTtcaccactgaaacaataatttaatccgatggAAGAATAAgttttgcttattataaatactcctttttattggattgtactCCTTATGAcattatattttacaaattgtatattaaactaaatcaaatatatcgatatttttgcaGTGATATTACCGATGATAtgtttcaaatatttgacagccCCATTACGCGCATCAAGGACACACACCGCAAAACTATCGATCAAACATATATCtctcaaaaatataaatataattttaaaagcTAGTTAGCAGAAACACTGACACTTTAATTCTTAAATTGCTCATAAAATGAGGCAAGACTAAAAAAGGTCAATACAGCTGGCGCCAAAAGTCGAATGCAAGTTGGCAGCTTTCGTATGCAGCTTAGTGTGACCAGAAACTCTACATGCTGTGAACTAGTTCCGAAAATGCACGCAAAAaggtaattaaaatatttgaatatatttaaaactgAAATTGTATCATAAACCTTTGAATTTTGGCTGTTTACGGTTGTAATGTTGTGGCAATGACCTCAGCGCTCATAATATTTCATATGGCGCTAATAACATTTTACTGCGCATTTAGCTAAATTAATAGGGGGAAAACTGGTTTGAGTGCATCAGCCTTCGCGGCcctacaaacatatgtatatgtatgtgtgcagcGCCGCCTACACATTTAAAGCCATTCAATGCTCAATGCACTGGTTCGTTCTCATGCTTTTGCTCATGAACGATTGGCGATTGGAAAACACTTGGACTTCGATTTGCCGCATTTAATCACTATTGTCCGACCCTTGACCGATTCAGATGGATATGTGCACACCACATATACTATAAATACATCAATTAGCCCATCCAGATTGACAGAATCAATAGTCAGCGGTAAAGGTTAGCGAGCAGCAGAACGTTTATAGTACATAATATAAAGCCGAATATTTTTAATCGCAGAGagcagtaccagcagcagtagcaccagcagcaggcagcgacgACATTCTGATAACGATCTGTTCCAGTAGAAAGCATTTTGTCGAAACGTCAGCGCTTGTGAAATGGCAGCGGAACGATTGGATGTTATAATTTTCGGAGCCAGCGGCTTCACCGGAAAGTATACGGTTTTTGAGGCGGTCACCGTGCTGAACGGTCTGCGATGGGGCATTGCCGGACGCAATCGGGAGAAGCTGGAGTCGGTGCTGAAGCAGATGGGGGCCAAGGCCAAGAAGGATCTGTCGCAGACGCCCATCTTCATAGCGGACATCAGCGACGAGGCCTCCCTGCTGGAAATGGCCAAGCGGTGTCGCATTGTGGTTAACACGGCGGGCCCCTATCGCTTCCATGGCGAGAAGGTGGTCAGCGCCTGCATCGAGGCGGGCACGCATCACGTGGACGTCAGCGGGGAGCCGCAGTACATGGAGACGATGCAGCTGAAGTACGATCAGCGCGCAAAGGAGCGTGGTGTGTATGTGGTCAGTGCCTGCGGCTTTGACTCCATACCCGCCGACATGGGCGTCGTCTTTGTGGAGAAGAACTTCGACGGCGTTGTCAATTCGGTGGAAACGTTTCTGGAGAGTGGCGTCAAGGAAGGCGGCGATTCCGGCACCCGTGCTGGCCTCAACTATGGCACCTGGGAGAGCGCCGTCTATGGGCTGGCCCACTCGGACGAGCTGCGTGGCATACGGCAGAAGCTGTTCCCCCAGCGCTTGCCCAAGTTCTATCCGCTGCTGAAGCATCGTCCGTTGATCTTCCGCTCCACAGAGGTGGACAAGATCTGCCTGCCCTTCCCGGGCTCCGATCGGTCGGTGGTGATGCGCTCGCAGCGTTTCCTCTACGACCAGGACAAGAAGCGCCCAGTACAGATGCACGCCTACGTCGGATTCCCCTCCTGGATagcagccgctgctgtggTTCTGTTTGCCAGCATCTTTGGCCTGATGTCCAAGTTCCAAATCGGCCGCACTCTGCTGCTCAAGTACCCGGGCATCTTCTCGGGTGGCCTGGCCTCTCGCGCCGGTCCCAGCGAGGACTCCATGGAGCGCACCTACTTCAAGATGACATTCAAGGCAACTGGCTGGGCCCAGTCCGAGCGGCTGGCCGAGAGCACGGACCAGTACACGGAGCCACCCACCAAGACACTGATGGTGCGCGTCTCGGGCATGAATCCTGGCTACGGCGCCACATGTGTGGCTCTGCTTTCGACCGCTCTAACCATCCTGCGAGAGAGCGACAAGATGCCCAACAACGGCGGTGTCCTGGCCCCGGCTGCCGCCTTCTCCAAGACGAGCCTCATCAGCGAACTGGAGAAGCACGAGCACGGCATGAAATTCGAGATTCTGGCCAACAAGTGAACGCATTCCAGTTGCGTGGTCGTAGTGGTTAACTCTTAGGCTCGACAATGTCTATTCCcctgtttgtttattttttaatcaCTCACTCAAATTTGTAGCACAAACATTAGACGCTATTAATGTTGCCCCCCGTCCCGCACTTCACAAATGCTAACCTTCCGGCCATAGATCAATCTTAGCcttaataaatgcaaaattccCAATACCCAGAGCCCGTCTACTTGTCCTTGTCGGCTTCGGCGGCCGCCAGTTGTTTGCGAAAACGCGCCTGGGCCTCCACGGGCCAATCCTTAAGCTCGGCCTTGCCACAGGGCAGGCAAACGGTCTTTGTGTAGTAGTAGCTGCATGCAGCATCCTTGCACACCACcttcgagcagctgctgcaatggGAGCCGATGGCAATGTAGTACTCGGGCTTCATCTGCCAgcgtggcggcggcggctggaAGGGATCGCGCATCACAAATGTATTCTCGAGGTATTTGATGCCCAACGCAAAGGGCGGCTCCCGTCCAAAGTAGTGTACGAGTTCGTGCATGTCGCAGGCAGAGCAGCGAAAGTCAATCTTGGCAATGCGCTCGTCCCGCTCCTTCGGATCGAGCTCCTCCTTTGGCTTCTCATCCTCTTCGGGCAGCTGCAGGCGTGCGATTTCAGCAGCCTCATCATTCAACACAAGATCCTCATCGTCCAGATCATTGCCTATGTCTTCGTCTATGTCTACGTTGACGCTGcggctggcgctgctggtgctAGGCTGGTCATCCTCATCCATTATGGCGCACTGCaagagaacgaacgaacacaAGAAAACTGGAAAGCTTTCACAGTGAGGAAGGAGCATGACCTTTACTAATGACTAAATAATGTGCAACACTTAAGACTAAGAACAATTAAACGCAGTCAGCGCTCGATGGTCAATCTGTGAAGGTCTGGCGACGCTTGCTCGGCAGGTCGCTGGGCCACCAGTCGGGACGCTCGGCAAAGCAGCGCTCACCATCGACCACCAGCTCTTGAGCACCGTTGAGCACCTGCTCAATGCGCAGCAGGGCAACGCCATGGTTATGGGCATGCCCAAAGACGCGTCCGAGATTAGCACCAGCCACAGACTGAACCGTCTGGTTGGCTCCCAATGGCGCCGTCAGACGTATGGGCATATAGCGCTTGCGTATCACACCCGAGTGATGAATGCGGGCGGTGAGCTCCTGGCCCACATAGCAGCCCTTGTTGAAGCTTACGCCGTTGAGGAAGTCTGCGTTCGCCTCCAGGGGAAAGCACTTGCCCGGCGGCAGCTCCTCACTGCCCTCGCCAACGCCCTGCTTGTAGCGCAGCAATTGATAGTTGCTCCCCGATGACGGCGGTGTCAGATTCGCCTCATTCTTGCGCCACAAGCCGCTGACCAGCTGCTGCAAGCCCAAGTCTGTGGGAGCCAGAATGCGTGTGCCCAGCGCTGCGAGCCTGGGATCTGATGAGATGAAGACTTCCAAttctttgttattttgcagcttttcGCCCCCGTTGTGGCCATTGAACAGGACCCAGGGCGCGTATTCATCATCGATAGAGTCGATGTCGATCTTCTTGCGAACGCGAAAGGTGCGCAAGTGGCGTCTGAACTCCTCGGAAACTTGCCGGTCGCACTCCAGAAGGTAGGTGTCCGGGCTGTCTGTACGATATACGATCGTGTCGTATAGCACTCGCCCCCCTTTGTTCAGGAACATGGCGTATATGGAGGACGGACCATCCGGCCGCTGCAAGTGGGACACATCGTTGGTGACCAGACCTTGCAAAAACGGCAGCACCTCCGCCCCATGGACCCGAGTCAGCTCCCGGTGGGCCAATTTCTCCAGAGTGGAAGTTGGCTTCCCAGGCCGGGTGTCGGCAAAGTTACGCATGCAGCATCGAGTGAGGCGTAGAAACTTGAAATTTTTGCATATGTTCATGCTGCAAATGAGTGCGGGAACTGTTCCGGCTATCCATAACAGGGAAATTCGATCTCCACTTACCTTGATTTGTATATAAAGTGATTAAAAACCAATATAACTGCCGACCAACTTTGAATTTCTGAATAATTTCTGTTCAACAGCTGTTTTCGTAAGTGACACTGCGGACTTGTCGATAAAGTATACCGAGAGACCCTAGGAAatattccatttcatttttaaaatatactgtaaatataccgtaaatctaaAATAATATTCGTCGATCTTGaccttctgtttaatattaccagctagttagaaATCGCAGCTCTAAGGCTATAATTTTACCcgaatcatcattcaatttTTTACAAGATTGGGTAGTTTTTAggatttattttgattgtaTTGTCTATAAAAAGAGGTTAAATCTAAAAGggtaaataaaagaaatagcataaaacgcctttgacaaattgttgctgGGCAGCCGGTAGTAGGGTGTGATTCCATTTCCGTTGAAAAAACGAGCGTATGGTGTTTCGATACCCTATATTCTTGAATGTACCGtaaaaatggaattggaataaGAACAAGATATTTTTttgaacaaaaagtgcaatgGCATTTATGTTTCGGGTGTGGAAAAATAGTCTTGTAAGAAATCGTACAATATTTTTGAGGGATTGTTCCGGTGGTTCGTTTTGTGTTCGGAATTGAGTCAAATTATAACTGGAAAAGGTCCAACCCTTTCAATTAGATTGTCACTAATTTAAAACTAAAGACTTAGGCTAGCTTCACATTAGTTTTTCGGCTTTGGTGCAATCTTCTTGGCCATCGCATTGAGCTGGTCGTtgctcttcttctttggcttcttGGCCTTTTTGATGCCATCAACCTTGACGCCCCGATACTctgatttctttttgctgcccGCCGCAGCACTGTCTCCCTGCGCCGCTGCTGGCTTGCCGTTctgcttgtgctgcttttTATCCAGACGCTTCTTGGCACCCACTGAGTTCTGCTTGGTCTTTGATTTCGATGGAGGACCTGATttcgaagcagcagcatcgcgcACCTGTTTGGCGCCCAACTTCTTGACCAAATAGCGTTCCACATTTATTGGCCTATCGTCGAGCAGTGTCTGGTTGAGCTCCAGTGCCAGACCCACGGCATCGGGCTTCTTGAAGCACACATAGGCCACGCCTTTGCAGCCCTTTTCGCCTTCCTGTAAGCAGCGGATATAGTCGATTTCACCACAGCTGGAGAATATTTCACGCAGCTTCTCCTCGTTGGCCGctaaaacaagaaaatgtaatgtaattaTAATTCATAAATTCAGCGATGAAGAGATCACCTACAGTATTTTAGGCTACCGACGAAGATGGTGCGCTTGGCATCGGCATCTTGGGGCAAGTTATTatctccaccaccaccacccgaCTTTGCAGCTGGGGTTACACGCAAGTGATTCTCCTTGAATTCTGTGCCATTCAACGCCAGCGCCTTCGCAGCAATCTCGGCACTTTCGAGCACAACGTAGGCGTTTAGTGAGTCCGTTCCCTTGCGCTGTTTGTGCTTGAACAATCGCGTGCCACCAGCTGTGCGAAGGCGTACGGACTTGATTTTGCCATAAGGCACCAAGAGGCGCGCCAACTGGACGCGCTTGGTGTTGATGGGAAGATTGCCAATAAAAATGGTAGCAGCTTCCTCGGCAGGATCCCGCTCCCATTTGACAGCGCCTGTTTGTAATCAATTGAAAGACTGTGGTAAAGAGATACCgaataatatttgaaattcGCATTACCTTCATCCTTGTTGTTGGCCTTGGATTTCTTGGTGGCCTTTTGCAGCTGTTTATTCTCTGGTTTAGCGGCTGTCTTGGGGGTCACTTTTTCAGTTGCTTCTTCGGACTTGATAGTTTCTTTCTTGACCTCTTTCTCTGTTGGTGCAGCGGAAGCTTTTAAtaacttttgttgctgtttctttaGCTTCTGGCCAGCCTTTTTGGCCCGCTTCTTCTCGATCTTGGCCAGGTCTGCTACCGTCAGTTTCTTTGGACTCTCATTGTCCACCGCCTTTTTCACTGCGGCCTGCTCTGTCTTGGGTTGCTTTggcttcttttgtttctttttgattAGCTTGCTCTCCGGGGCAACAACAGGTGGCTTCTTCGCCTGTTTTAATTCACCGTTCacatttcctttatttttcggcgttttcattttgctggcGTTTACTTCACGTGTGTTTGCAGTGTGACCTGACGCTCGGAAATATGCCGAAATACACCTGCTTGACAATATTCTTTGTTATATACCGTATGCTTAGCGATAGTTCCGCGGTCGGTCACACTACGAGGTTGTTATTGTCATCCCTAATTGtattaatttgttgcatggttttgttgtttttttcggctgctagtgtttatttttgaaccaaacaatgaaaatatacAAGCAGAAGCTTCGTGACGCCTGGCTGCAAATGCCCGAGTTCCGGCCGTGGTTGCGCCGGGACCCAGAAGACTCTTATCGTGCGCACTGCCGATTCTGCAAGTGTGGCGTGAATACCAAAATATGCGACTTGCGCGCCCATGCCCGGACGATGAAGCATAGGAAGAGGAACTCTGAGCCTGTCATTGAAGTCAAGCCAGCTGCCCATTTGGTGAGCATTATATCTGCCTCCGTCTCGTCTCACACGCATTGTATTAACTTGGAAATATGCACACCTAGGCCGACGCTGAAGATGCGATCGAGATTTCAATTTGCCACAGCAACATCAGAAGTAGTCCCAAAGTTAGATCGAAGCCGCCAACTGTAAGGCGCGAAAAAATTCGGAAAGTGAAAGAGGATGAAAAGTCGCAGCCAATTGACTATGAGCAGATACTCCAAAATCTGGCCCTTTACGAGCCTGAGCAGGTGATGTTCTCCACATGTCCTTTGACGGGACCAGAGCATAACCCTGAAGAAGAGGCCGAAACGGTAGTGGTTGCCACCGATACTACTATTGATGAGGATATGATCAACAAGGCTGTGGCGAACGCAGTAAACAACCAAAAGGATTCTTCGCAGATTTTTGGAGACTTTGTGGCCGATCGACTGCGACAATTGAGTAGTGATGCGTCCGAGTTTGCCAAGGATAAGATTATGAAAGCTATTTTAGAAGCTGCCTCTATAGACAGATCAGTTAGTTATACATAGAATAATTAGTTTAGTTAAATTGTAAAAACGAGTTTAAAAACAGTAAAGTATATTAAACAATACAAAGGTTTTTGTATTAACACTAACGCTGGTCACACTGGCACAGCGCCTCGTTCAGCTGTACAGTTTCATAGTGATGCCACTATTAGGTGTGAAAATTCGATAGTATCGATGGATTTACAGCCCTACAAAGCGCCGACAAGATGTAAGTGAATTGAAATTACATGGAATTACATTTAATGCTGTCTGACTAGCAAAGCAAGTACATTTGAATAACCATGGGCGACTATGCGACCGAACATGCTTTCAGGAAACAGTGGCTGTACTGGTGCCGCCTTTGCGCCAAGAACGACGCCGAGATCAAGGTGCGAGACAATTCAGACGATGAGGAAGTTGTAAGGATAATTAGCAAATGCTTTGATGTGGAGGTGAGTAGCTCCGTGCAAGCAAAGGTTCTCTGGCTAATTTCCCGCTCTAGATGACGCTGGAGGAGCCGGAACTGGGCAGCATGCTGTGCAACGAATGCTTCTCCATGGTTGGCCAGCTGATTAGCTTCTCCGAAAATGTCAACAAGGTGCAGGCAATCTTTGAGCTATTGCGTCACACGGAGACAACGGAGACGCTCAATGTGTTTGAGCTGCGTCGTCAGTACGGACTGTCCGTCGACTACAAAACAGAATGCGAGGACTACGGTGAGGATGGAACTGAAGAGTTTCTTGGAGCAGAAAGTCCGGTCTGTGAGATGCCCGACGAGAAGCTGCCCATAGAAGCGCTGATTGATACAGATAATGAACATCCCAGTGTGTCCCTCGTGAAAAGAAGACGAGGTCGTCCCAAAGGTAGTTCTTCTGCCAAGAAACCAAACAATACCAACACTCCCACTCAATTGGCGAAAGTTGCTGCACACATTGAGCCGAAACGCTTCATTAAAGTCGAGCCAAGTGAAGATTCTCCCTTACCTGACTACGAGAGCTGTGATACTCAGCCTGAAGAACAGCAAGAGATGGAGAATAAtagtcctccagctgctgggagCCACACCTGtaaaatttgccaaaagacGCTTATCTCGGCAGCGTCCTTGCGGCGACACAAGCTGGAAGTGCACTGCAACCTAAAACGCTTCATTTGTGATGTTTGCGGAAAGGGACTGACCACATTCACGGCTCTCGTCGAGCACAAGCTTGTGCACACCGACTACTGCCCCTGCATTTGTCACGTCTGCAATGCGGCGTTTAAAAACAAGGCACGATTACGGGTAAGTAAAAGAGAATCCTCCATTGATACATGATTATTTGCTACCTATGATATTTGTTACCCCTGACAGGTCCACTTGCAAACCCATGGTGCGCCTAGCTTTGAGTGCAATGTGTGCGGAAAGAAACTACAGACACGAGCAATATTGAACAAGCACAAGTACGTGCATACAGATGAGCGCCGCTTCAAGTGTGATATCTGCGGACTCGGCTCCAAGAACTCTACGGCCATGAAGATACATCTTTTGAGCCACACGGGACTGCGACCGTATGTGTGCAAGTACTGTGGAAAGGCTTTCGCCAGCAACACAAATTGTCGCGCCCACAAGTTTAAGAAGCATCCTTACGAAGCGTCGATGGAGGATGAAAAGGAATCTTCACGCATACCCGTGCCAACGCTGGATGAGCTGAGAGCCATGTAATGATGAGCCGTGACATTCGAAATGTTCAAAACTTTACTGATTTCCGACCTATTTTTTGCAGAACACGTGAAATGGCAAAGTCGAAAAAGGAGGCAGAGGAAGCCGAGgaggcggcagaggcagcggcagaagaaCTAGAACTAGTTTCCGATTGACAAACAATTgattttgcatgttttattggtctataaattaaaatctatccgagtttatattttatacacaACAAAAGCTCTACTAAAAATACCAACCAAACTAAAGCGTTCTTGGCACTTTTTTCCGCTAATTTACCTTTGCGTGAGATGGTCACGCTAAACTAAtatgttaatttaattgaagaaaaagtaaacaaaagcaatCTTTTGGAGATACGAAAGCTGGATTAGCCTTATCTGATGTGTTCACTTTGATGATATGATGGCGGAGAGCAGTAGAGAAACcacccacagccactggcTGAACTGGTGCCGTCTGTGTGCCAAGGACGATGTGCGCGGCAATGTGAAAGTTCATACGAATGAGAAGGGTCAGGGAACCTGGGACAATGTCATGATTATGGCCATCCGCAGGTACTTCGAGGTGCATGTAAGTTTCTCTCACTGCCTTTAGCCAGAACTAATGCGACACTTGCTCCGTAGATGCGTCTGGAGGATGAGCTAAGCAGCGTCCTTTGCACAGAGTGCTACACGCTGATCAGTGAACTAATCGATTTTGCGGAGCATGTTACCAAGGTGCAGGCCATCTTTGAAGTCTTGCGCCGCACAGAGACGGATCAGAACAAACAGCTGGATGTATTAGCTCTCAGACAGCAGTATGGACTCTGCGCGGACGACTGGTCGCACATCATTAAGCCGATGCCGGTGCCAGAGAGCGAACCCAGCCCTGCCAAGTCCATAGATTTTGAAACTGAAGATCTCATATATCACAGCCACGTACAAGTATTAGATGAACCAGTAATCCAAGAGGCAGACACATCCGTCCTACCGCAGCAGGCGCAGAGAATACAAGAAAACGCTCCCTCCGACCACGTGCCGTGTGGCGTCTCAAAGCAGGAATTTGTAGACTTGGGTCCCCTCTTGCAAGGCGATAAGCTAATGGAGAACCATATGGATGTCAACGCAAATGATTTGGAGGCGGAAGATGTTCTAATTGCTCAACCGGACATTAACCAACATCAGATGCAGATTGATGTGTGTCCTGGCGATTCCAGCGATGAGGATATCAAGCCGGATGTGTCTGGCCACTGTGATGATGATCAAGAATTTCCACCTAGTCCCGCGGAGCCAGCGATCAAGCCACCAGCAAATGTGGAAAATTCTCATACAGACAACGGCCAGGAGAAAAGTAAACCTTGTCGGGGTGAGCCACCCAGCAAACGGTGTCGCATGGACTGCGAGAGATGTGGGAAGACCTATCGGAATCGTGCCTCCTACGAGAAGCACATCGAACAGGAAGAGTGCCAGAAAATCGTTCGAAAAGTGAAGGTGGACAGGAACACGAGCTGTGACCTCTGCCACAAGACGCTCTCGTCAGTATCGGCGCTGCGGCTGCACAAGGAGGGCATGCACGAGAACGTAAAGCCATACATTTGCGACAGTTGTGGCAAGCAGCTGAAGACGATAACAGCATTAAATGAACACAAGCTAGTCCACACGGACAGTCGTCCGTTCGAGTGTCCCGTGTGCAAGGCGGGCTTCAAGAATCGCGCGCGTCTGAAGGTTCACCGTCAGATCCACGAGGATCCCAGCTTCGAGTGCAACATTTGCGGCAAGAAGCTGCAAACGCGACGCACCTGGAACATGCACAAGGTGGTGCACAAAGAGGAGCGCAACTTGAAGTGTGATGTTTGCGGTGCCCTCTTCAAACGCTCCAAGACTCTGAAGACTCACTTGCTTGGCCACACGGGCCTGAGACCCTACGTCTGCAACTATTGTGGGAAAACATTTGCCTGCAATGCCAATTGTCGGTCCCACAAGCTGAAGAAGCATTCACAGGAGATGCAGCAGGGCCAGGATGAGGAGAGCTTGGCCACGCGTTTGAGTGTTCCCACTCTGGAAGAGCTGCGCGTAATGTAAGTCGATGAGTTTTGGGGTGGCAAAAGAGAGTCCACTaattatttgcaaatttttacAGAGCACAGAAACTACCAAAAGCGGAAAGCAGTcaggaaaatacaaaaataaagtcCAGTTCAGAGTAAAAGAAGTCTTCTTATAGGGAGCTGCAAAAGGCATTAGATTATAGACAATTAATTAAGATATCTCTAACTAAATGTACATCTAATTGCCGGCACTAATCATTGAGCTGATTCAGCCCAGATCATTGCATATCTGCCTCGTGTAAGTCCTCCATGCGTACAGGTTGCGTGTATGGTATGatggatttatttttagtgtCTCTGGACAATGCCTTGCGCATATCGAGTGCATCCTCGTCCTGATCGCCCGCGTAGTAGTCGAGTATGGTGCGGTAGATGATGTAGCCGAGGTTCGTGTACATATTGATGGCCACCTGGTTGCTCTTGCGCACAAACAAATCCACAAAGTAGGCGCGCTTCTTTTCCGATACGTCCTCGAGGAATTTCATGAGCAGCGCCGCCAGCCCGAGACGCCTGTAGTCGGGCGAAACAGTTAGAGCGGTCACATGTCCATGCCAGTTGTGCTGGCGTCCCTCCACTTTGCCCATAATGTAGCCCATTATTTGGCCACTGGGCGACTCGGCCAGCTGAAAGTACTCGGGCCACTTTGCCAGGTATTGCGTGTAGAAGGACATTCCGTACGTTTCCGTGAGTGGGTCCAAGTTGACATTGTTGAACTTGAAAAGATCGTCGAAGGTAAATGGTCGCAAAGTTGTCATTTTGCAGCAAATATCAGATTTATCAGATATCCTGCAGCATCAtccatatatgcatgtgtatcGATTGTAATCGATAAGCTCTTTCAAAGCTTTGACAACCCTAGACTATCGGAAAGCTTATATGCTGAgataatcaaaacaaaacaaaaagcaagatAAAAATGGACATACAATTCGACAGCGAGAGCTATTGGAACCGATCCTCGCGTGCCGCCTTCAGCTTcgacgatgaggacgaggTGGACATTGTCAGCACAGAGCTTCCCAGCAACAAGTGGGAGAACAATGGAATCTTTAGCGACGATACCATTTCGGAGGCCAGTTTTGAAAACAGCCCCGCCTTGAATCATCTCTCCATCAAAGCCATTCTCAGTGAGGAGGCGCTAAAGCTGGTACTTCAAGAGCAAACCCTGGACGAGCGTGTCATCCACAAGGGCGTCTCCcccgaggaggagctgaagctgttgCGGCGACAGATCCAAAGCACTCTATACAGTCCCGATTTGGAGGTGACGGCGCAAAAGTTGCTGCAGGGCAAGACGGCG from Drosophila subobscura isolate 14011-0131.10 chromosome O, UCBerk_Dsub_1.0, whole genome shotgun sequence encodes:
- the LOC117898396 gene encoding saccharopine dehydrogenase-like oxidoreductase, translated to MAAERLDVIIFGASGFTGKYTVFEAVTVLNGLRWGIAGRNREKLESVLKQMGAKAKKDLSQTPIFIADISDEASLLEMAKRCRIVVNTAGPYRFHGEKVVSACIEAGTHHVDVSGEPQYMETMQLKYDQRAKERGVYVVSACGFDSIPADMGVVFVEKNFDGVVNSVETFLESGVKEGGDSGTRAGLNYGTWESAVYGLAHSDELRGIRQKLFPQRLPKFYPLLKHRPLIFRSTEVDKICLPFPGSDRSVVMRSQRFLYDQDKKRPVQMHAYVGFPSWIAAAAVVLFASIFGLMSKFQIGRTLLLKYPGIFSGGLASRAGPSEDSMERTYFKMTFKATGWAQSERLAESTDQYTEPPTKTLMVRVSGMNPGYGATCVALLSTALTILRESDKMPNNGGVLAPAAAFSKTSLISELEKHEHGMKFEILANK
- the LOC117898400 gene encoding cysteine-rich DPF motif domain-containing protein 1 encodes the protein MDEDDQPSTSSASRSVNVDIDEDIGNDLDDEDLVLNDEAAEIARLQLPEEDEKPKEELDPKERDERIAKIDFRCSACDMHELVHYFGREPPFALGIKYLENTFVMRDPFQPPPPRWQMKPEYYIAIGSHCSSCSKVVCKDAACSYYYTKTVCLPCGKAELKDWPVEAQARFRKQLAAAEADKDK
- the LOC117898398 gene encoding putative transferase CAF17, mitochondrial produces the protein MNICKNFKFLRLTRCCMRNFADTRPGKPTSTLEKLAHRELTRVHGAEVLPFLQGLVTNDVSHLQRPDGPSSIYAMFLNKGGRVLYDTIVYRTDSPDTYLLECDRQVSEEFRRHLRTFRVRKKIDIDSIDDEYAPWVLFNGHNGGEKLQNNKELEVFISSDPRLAALGTRILAPTDLGLQQLVSGLWRKNEANLTPPSSGSNYQLLRYKQGVGEGSEELPPGKCFPLEANADFLNGVSFNKGCYVGQELTARIHHSGVIRKRYMPIRLTAPLGANQTVQSVAGANLGRVFGHAHNHGVALLRIEQVLNGAQELVVDGERCFAERPDWWPSDLPSKRRQTFTD
- the LOC117898395 gene encoding RNA-binding protein 34 produces the protein MKTPKNKGNVNGELKQAKKPPVVAPESKLIKKKQKKPKQPKTEQAAVKKAVDNESPKKLTVADLAKIEKKRAKKAGQKLKKQQQKLLKASAAPTEKEVKKETIKSEEATEKVTPKTAAKPENKQLQKATKKSKANNKDEGAVKWERDPAEEAATIFIGNLPINTKRVQLARLLVPYGKIKSVRLRTAGGTRLFKHKQRKGTDSLNAYVVLESAEIAAKALALNGTEFKENHLRVTPAAKSGGGGGDNNLPQDADAKRTIFVGSLKYSANEEKLREIFSSCGEIDYIRCLQEGEKGCKGVAYVCFKKPDAVGLALELNQTLLDDRPINVERYLVKKLGAKQVRDAAASKSGPPSKSKTKQNSVGAKKRLDKKQHKQNGKPAAAQGDSAAAGSKKKSEYRGVKVDGIKKAKKPKKKSNDQLNAMAKKIAPKPKN
- the LOC117898399 gene encoding uncharacterized protein LOC117898399; this translates as MKIYKQKLRDAWLQMPEFRPWLRRDPEDSYRAHCRFCKCGVNTKICDLRAHARTMKHRKRNSEPVIEVKPAAHLADAEDAIEISICHSNIRSSPKVRSKPPTVRREKIRKVKEDEKSQPIDYEQILQNLALYEPEQVMFSTCPLTGPEHNPEEEAETVVVATDTTIDEDMINKAVANAVNNQKDSSQIFGDFVADRLRQLSSDASEFAKDKIMKAILEAASIDRSVSYT